AGAGGCGATGAAGTTGCTCAGGGGTTATGATGCATGGAGCGCGATATGCACGATCACAACTGAAAATGTGCGCTCCCTTCCCGGTCTTACAGCTTTTTTACATAAGAACGAAGTTCCCACCTGTCTTTTAAATGTTGTTCGATGTACTCTTCCTTCCGCTCGAAAAATTAAACCTGCGGATGCGCTTGCCGCGCGATATTTTATTAAAGCTCTCGAGACGAGCCATAGACTTTATAAAGAGAGCGGCCGCAAGCTTGTGGTGGCTAACTTTGCCAATATACTGATAAGCATCCTTGCCCCAACAGCTCGCAGATTGATGTGCGATATCTCGCCGTGTGGGGGAGGAAGAAGCTTTTTTGCCTTAGTGCCAAACGGCGACATATTTCCCTGCAGCGAATTTATCGGGTTGAAACGTTTTAAAGGCGGCAATATTTTTAAGGATAGTGTAAAAAATATTTTAAAAAGTGATCCATTTAAGCTGGTTACAGAAAGAAAAGTAGAGAAGATCGAACCATGCCGCCGATGCGCTATCCGGCATTTTTGCGGCTCGCCCTGTCCCGCCGAAGCGTATGAAATGAACGGCGGAATGAATAAAACGGGTTCGTTCTGCGAATTCTATGAAGAACAGACCCGTTTTGCATTTCGGCTCATAGCGGATAACAGGCATGAAGCTTTTCTATGGGATGGCTGGGATAGGGGCACCAAAGAAATCTTTAATGTCACATAGCCGCATTAAGCATAACCCATCGAAATTTATCTTGCATATTTTGAAAATTGGCAGTATTCTTGGGAATGATGAGTCACTTCTACTTACTAAACAAAAAAGGCTTTGCCCTTCTTGAGGTTTTAATAGGCGTCATCATTTTAAGTGTAGGCCTATTTACCGTAGGGGCTGTTTTTTTCGGAGAGTTTGGCACTATTAATAAGCTGAGCGAAACGCTGGTGGCTACCTTAGCGGTTCAGGAAGAAATCGATAAAATCAGGGCCCTGCCTTTTAACAATATCGCCGCGTATACATGTTCAGGATATAACGCGGCGGATCCTATGTGCCCCTCCGGCTTTAAATATCTGGCAAATAAAAGCCCCGTCTGCACAGTATTGGTTGACGGATGCGCAAACGCGGTTGATAATTTTAGCGGCGACGCAAATATTAAAAAAGTTTCAGTTACCGCGACCTGGAATTCTGCCTCAGGGAGAATATTGTCAAAAAGCCTGGTAACTCTGATAACTTATCAGGGCATCGATAAGTGGTGAAAACGAGGAAAATTTGAATAAACGAAAGAGCGGATTTACAATGGTTGAGATTCAGATAGCGGCATTTATCGCTTCTATCATATTATTAGCCGCTGTTTCTTTGTACACGATGTATTGGCGGACTTTCGTAACGGACAGCGCTTATCTGGACGTTTATTCAAGTTCAAGAATCGCGGTGGACCACATGGTAAGAGATATCAGGTGCGCGGCGCAAGTAGTGACGAACTATGGTTCTTATACGACCACCGACAATACCATCGTTCTTCAGGTCCCTTCTATAGATAACTCGAACCCACCGATCACTATAAACTCTATAACCTCAGACACAAATCTTTATTACGATTATATAATTTATACATTGATCTATAATAATAATCTGCAAAGCTACGATCTGTACAGAATTGTCCAAATAGACGGGAAGTTCACTACCGCCGGAGACTCGTATTATCATAAAAACGGCAGGGTAAATGAAAATCGCGCCGTAGCCCACCATTGCGGCACTAATTCCGGAAACTTACTGACTTTCAGCTCCGGAAGCGTCGGTGGCACAACGTTATCACATGTTACATATCTGTCGGATGTCAATACCATAGGTATCTCTTTGCCGATTAATGAAAAAATGCTTTCTTTAAGCGGATCGGGAACGAACACGGCGCAGATGATCCCGACAGCGGTAGTCAGGATGCGTAATAAATAAATATGAATTCCAATAAACATAAAAATCCGGACGGCTTTATATTAGTTACCTCTCTTTTAATAGTAGCCATATTGCTTATACTGGTATCAGCCTGCATGGCCAGGCTTGTCACCGAATATGGGCTTGCGGCAAAATTTTATAATTCGACCGCTGCCTTCGATTTGGGAGAAGTAGGATTAGAGCGGGCAATTTGGCATTACTTAAATAATAATCTTACCGGCTGGACTCCTTCGCCGGATCCGTCCCACCCAGGTAATACACTATACACCCTTCCTCACCAGTTTCTTAAGGCGCATGTCGGAAGCGTCTATCTTAACATAGGGGAATACGACGCAAGCATTTCAATTTCCGCCGATGGGACGGCTGCCGTTATCTCCGCTAATGGGTATGTGCCAAATTACTCATCATATAGCGCAAAAAGAACGTTGGGGGCTACATACAAAAAATGGGGCGCTTTTACACACGCTGTCTCCAGCCTTCATAATATTACGATGAGCGGTCAGGCCAAAGCG
This portion of the Candidatus Omnitrophota bacterium genome encodes:
- the cbpB gene encoding peptide-modifying radical SAM enzyme CbpB, producing MDRFVNSGDGPAFQPIEIGHPRYIGLIDPDTAFWSLVERGKLSDIMRDSELLRAYRKKRESFRAEMDRLRFGLRPSAVYFNITERCNLNCRYCYIPEHMRRNGRHMSEKTVIDALQLLKAYFKTSAGNASLPKIIFHGAEPLLNKKALRAAIEKFSGDFMFGIQTNTVLLDAEMVSFLKSNKVSIGISLDGPTAETVNRTRASWSGEGVFHSVIEAMKLLRGYDAWSAICTITTENVRSLPGLTAFLHKNEVPTCLLNVVRCTLPSARKIKPADALAARYFIKALETSHRLYKESGRKLVVANFANILISILAPTARRLMCDISPCGGGRSFFALVPNGDIFPCSEFIGLKRFKGGNIFKDSVKNILKSDPFKLVTERKVEKIEPCRRCAIRHFCGSPCPAEAYEMNGGMNKTGSFCEFYEEQTRFAFRLIADNRHEAFLWDGWDRGTKEIFNVT
- a CDS encoding prepilin-type N-terminal cleavage/methylation domain-containing protein; protein product: MMSHFYLLNKKGFALLEVLIGVIILSVGLFTVGAVFFGEFGTINKLSETLVATLAVQEEIDKIRALPFNNIAAYTCSGYNAADPMCPSGFKYLANKSPVCTVLVDGCANAVDNFSGDANIKKVSVTATWNSASGRILSKSLVTLITYQGIDKW